The proteins below come from a single Myripristis murdjan chromosome 10, fMyrMur1.1, whole genome shotgun sequence genomic window:
- the rbmx gene encoding RNA-binding motif protein, X chromosome isoform X1 has translation MAEADRPGKLFIGGLNTETNEKALEQYFSKYGRIVQVLLMKDRETNKSRGFAFITFESPADAKDAAREMNGKSLDGKPIKVEQATKPQFESAGRRGPPPPLHSRSRGPPRGPRGSRGGPGGMRGPPSRDYYDNVGNVEPFFKGMSSRGPPPMKRGPPVRNGGPPPKRSAPSGPMSRPPMSRDRDPYGPPPPRRDSMMSRRDDYPSPRDDHYSSKDGYSSRDYNSRDSRDYAPPPRDYSYRDYSSSSSRDDYGSMSRGYNDRDSYGGGREPRSYMDRPSGGSYRDYDGYGNSRSAPPSRGPPPSYGGSSGSSRYDDYGSSSRDGYGSRDSYPSSRSDPYPPSRGERMGRQERGPAPPVERGYPPRDSYSSSSRGAPRGGRGGSRVDRGMARSRY, from the exons TTCTTTTGATGAAAGACcgggaaacaaacaaatcaagagGCTTCGCTTTTATTACTTTTGAAAGCCCAGCTGATGCAAAGGACGCAGCGCGGGAGATGAATGGAAAG TCTCTTGATGGTAAACCTATCAAAGTGGAGCAAGCAACAAAACCTCAGTTTGAGAGTGCAGGCAGGCGAGGACCGCCACCACCCCTACACTCCCGCAGTCGGGGTCCACCCAGAGGACCCAGGGGATCCAGGGGCGGCCCCGGTGGTATGAGGGGCCCACCATCCAGAG ACTACTATGATAACGTAGGGAATGTAGAACCCTTCTTTAAAGGGATGTCATCCAGAGGACCCCCTCCAATGAAGAGAGGACCCCCAGTCCGTAATGGTGGTCCCCCACCCAAGAGGTCGGCCCCATCTGGTCCCATGAGCAGAC CCCCCATGTCGAGGGACAGAGATCCCTACGGTCCACCCCCTCCTCGCAGAGACTCCATGATGTCCAGGAGGGACGATTATCCATCACCAAGAGATGACCATTACAGCTCAAAAGACGG CTATTCCAGTCGGGACTACAATTCCAGGGATTCGAGGGACTACGCTCCCCCTCCCAGGGATTATTCCTACCGAGATTActccagttccagttccagaGATGATTATGGCTCAATGTCAAGGGGATACAA TGACCGTGATAGCTACGGGGGAGGCCGGGAACCCAGAAGCTATATGGACCGTCCAAGCGGGGGCTCGTATCGAGACTACGATGGTTACG GTAACTCTCGCAGCGCCCCGCCTTCAAGGGGCCCCCCACCATCCTATGGTGGGAGCAGTGGAAGCAGTCGTTATGACGACTATGGCAGCAGTTCCCGGGATGGCTATGGCAGTCGTGACAGTTACCCCAGCAGTCGGAGTGACCCATATCCGCCTAGTCGTGGTGAGCGAATGGGCAGGCAGGAGAGGGGGCCAGCTCCCCCTGTCGAGAGAGGCTACCCTCCTCGTGATTCGTACAGCAGCTCAAGTCGTGGAGCGCCCCGCGGCGGCCGTGGTGGCAGTCGAGTCGATAGAGGAATGGCTCGCAGCAGATACTGA
- the rbmx gene encoding RNA-binding motif protein, X chromosome isoform X2, whose amino-acid sequence MAEADRPGKLFIGGLNTETNEKALEQYFSKYGRIVQVLLMKDRETNKSRGFAFITFESPADAKDAAREMNGKSLDGKPIKVEQATKPQFESAGRRGPPPPLHSRSRGPPRGPRGSRGGPGGMRGPPSREPFFKGMSSRGPPPMKRGPPVRNGGPPPKRSAPSGPMSRPPMSRDRDPYGPPPPRRDSMMSRRDDYPSPRDDHYSSKDGYSSRDYNSRDSRDYAPPPRDYSYRDYSSSSSRDDYGSMSRGYNDRDSYGGGREPRSYMDRPSGGSYRDYDGYGNSRSAPPSRGPPPSYGGSSGSSRYDDYGSSSRDGYGSRDSYPSSRSDPYPPSRGERMGRQERGPAPPVERGYPPRDSYSSSSRGAPRGGRGGSRVDRGMARSRY is encoded by the exons TTCTTTTGATGAAAGACcgggaaacaaacaaatcaagagGCTTCGCTTTTATTACTTTTGAAAGCCCAGCTGATGCAAAGGACGCAGCGCGGGAGATGAATGGAAAG TCTCTTGATGGTAAACCTATCAAAGTGGAGCAAGCAACAAAACCTCAGTTTGAGAGTGCAGGCAGGCGAGGACCGCCACCACCCCTACACTCCCGCAGTCGGGGTCCACCCAGAGGACCCAGGGGATCCAGGGGCGGCCCCGGTGGTATGAGGGGCCCACCATCCAGAG AACCCTTCTTTAAAGGGATGTCATCCAGAGGACCCCCTCCAATGAAGAGAGGACCCCCAGTCCGTAATGGTGGTCCCCCACCCAAGAGGTCGGCCCCATCTGGTCCCATGAGCAGAC CCCCCATGTCGAGGGACAGAGATCCCTACGGTCCACCCCCTCCTCGCAGAGACTCCATGATGTCCAGGAGGGACGATTATCCATCACCAAGAGATGACCATTACAGCTCAAAAGACGG CTATTCCAGTCGGGACTACAATTCCAGGGATTCGAGGGACTACGCTCCCCCTCCCAGGGATTATTCCTACCGAGATTActccagttccagttccagaGATGATTATGGCTCAATGTCAAGGGGATACAA TGACCGTGATAGCTACGGGGGAGGCCGGGAACCCAGAAGCTATATGGACCGTCCAAGCGGGGGCTCGTATCGAGACTACGATGGTTACG GTAACTCTCGCAGCGCCCCGCCTTCAAGGGGCCCCCCACCATCCTATGGTGGGAGCAGTGGAAGCAGTCGTTATGACGACTATGGCAGCAGTTCCCGGGATGGCTATGGCAGTCGTGACAGTTACCCCAGCAGTCGGAGTGACCCATATCCGCCTAGTCGTGGTGAGCGAATGGGCAGGCAGGAGAGGGGGCCAGCTCCCCCTGTCGAGAGAGGCTACCCTCCTCGTGATTCGTACAGCAGCTCAAGTCGTGGAGCGCCCCGCGGCGGCCGTGGTGGCAGTCGAGTCGATAGAGGAATGGCTCGCAGCAGATACTGA